One genomic segment of bacterium includes these proteins:
- a CDS encoding MATE family efflux transporter, with the protein MSSLWIELKDAIRGSEADYTEIKIGKAIFLLAVPMILELIMESTFAVVDIFFVGKLGPSAVATVGLTETYLFLLYSIGMGLSMAVTAIVARRIGEKEKEKAGISAVQSIFLAILISLPFSIAGIFYSKELLALMGADQWVLENGYCYMQWMLGGNVVIMLLFIINAIFRGAGDAAIAMRVLWIANGINIVLDPVLIFGWGPFPEMGIEGAAVATNIGRGIGVLTQLYFLFKGVKHIKVLRSQLHLKWQVALQIIKTSLGGIGQMIIAMTSWIFIMRILAEFGSEVVAGTTIAMRIMMFTMMPAWGMSNAVATLVGQNLGAKKPERAERSVWITGLWNMVFLIGVAVVYFFKSESLVGIFTDDAEVISVGGIWLKIVSYSYFVYGWWMVASQAFNGAGDTITPTKINFFFFWLLEIPLSYFMATTLSMEYIGVFWAIFIAETAVGLFTLWLFTRGKWKNVIV; encoded by the coding sequence CTGAGCTCACTTTGGATCGAGCTGAAAGATGCAATTCGCGGAAGCGAGGCTGACTACACAGAAATAAAAATCGGCAAAGCAATTTTTCTTCTCGCTGTTCCGATGATCCTGGAATTAATAATGGAATCAACTTTTGCGGTAGTTGATATTTTTTTCGTCGGAAAACTTGGTCCATCCGCAGTTGCAACGGTTGGTTTAACAGAAACGTACTTGTTTCTTCTTTACTCAATCGGAATGGGATTGTCAATGGCTGTGACAGCTATTGTTGCACGAAGAATTGGCGAGAAGGAAAAAGAGAAAGCAGGCATCAGCGCTGTACAATCAATTTTTCTTGCCATACTAATTTCACTACCTTTTTCAATCGCAGGTATATTTTATTCGAAGGAATTACTTGCCTTGATGGGTGCTGATCAGTGGGTTCTTGAAAATGGTTATTGTTATATGCAATGGATGCTAGGTGGTAATGTGGTTATTATGCTTCTGTTCATTATCAATGCAATATTCAGAGGGGCGGGCGATGCTGCAATTGCAATGCGTGTTCTATGGATAGCAAACGGAATTAATATTGTTCTCGATCCGGTTCTAATTTTCGGTTGGGGTCCTTTTCCTGAAATGGGAATTGAAGGAGCTGCTGTTGCTACAAATATCGGTAGAGGGATTGGAGTACTAACGCAACTCTATTTCCTCTTTAAAGGAGTAAAGCATATTAAAGTACTTCGTTCTCAACTCCATCTTAAATGGCAGGTTGCTTTGCAAATCATAAAAACTTCGCTTGGCGGAATAGGACAGATGATTATTGCAATGACTTCGTGGATTTTTATTATGAGGATACTCGCCGAGTTTGGAAGTGAAGTGGTTGCGGGAACTACAATCGCTATGAGAATTATGATGTTCACAATGATGCCAGCGTGGGGAATGTCAAATGCAGTTGCAACGCTTGTTGGACAAAATCTCGGTGCTAAAAAACCTGAACGTGCTGAACGGTCAGTCTGGATAACAGGATTATGGAATATGGTTTTCTTAATTGGTGTTGCCGTAGTTTACTTTTTCAAAAGCGAATCACTTGTCGGAATCTTTACCGATGATGCTGAAGTCATTTCTGTTGGCGGTATATGGCTGAAAATAGTTTCTTATTCTTATTTCGTCTATGGATGGTGGATGGTTGCATCGCAGGCTTTCAACGGAGCCGGAGATACGATTACTCCAACTAAAATTAATTTCTTTTTCTTCTGGTTACTGGAAATCCCGCTTTCATATTTTATGGCAACTACACTGTCAATGGAATACATAGGAGTTTTTTGGGCAATATTTATTGCTGAAACCGCAGTTGGATTATTTACATTGTGGTTGTTCACACGTGGTAAATGGAAAAATGTCATCGTTTAG
- a CDS encoding SRPBCC domain-containing protein, which produces MQKLKFSIEINAPKEKVWNTMLEDATYRLWTTPFSEGSYYKGDWSKGSKIIFLGPNPETGKEGGMVSRIAENKLYEFISIQHLGIINDGIEDTTSDAAKDWVGALENYTFKDKDDSTELLIELTGEIPDEFKEMFAGMWPKALQKLKEISEK; this is translated from the coding sequence ATGCAAAAACTAAAATTTTCAATCGAGATAAACGCGCCTAAAGAAAAAGTATGGAACACCATGCTTGAGGACGCTACTTATAGGTTGTGGACGACACCTTTTAGTGAAGGCTCATACTACAAAGGAGATTGGAGTAAGGGATCAAAAATAATTTTCTTAGGTCCTAATCCCGAAACAGGCAAAGAAGGTGGTATGGTAAGTAGAATAGCAGAAAATAAGCTCTATGAATTTATCTCTATACAACATCTCGGTATTATAAATGACGGAATTGAAGACACAACCAGCGATGCTGCAAAAGATTGGGTGGGTGCTCTTGAGAATTATACATTTAAAGATAAAGATGACTCAACAGAATTATTAATTGAACTTACCGGTGAGATTCCCGATGAATTCAAAGAGATGTTCGCGGGTATGTGGCCCAAAGCACTTCAAAAGCTGAAAGAAATTTCAGAAAAATAA
- a CDS encoding dihydrofolate reductase yields the protein MRKLIMWNIVTLDGYFEGKQNWDLSFHEKIWGSELEKLSLEQLHSADYLVFGRVTYEGMAAYWPKAEGEIAEIAELMNKIPKLVFSKTLKSVDWNNSILIKENASAEISKLKAQGGGDMYVFGSADLSDTFINDNLFDEYRIGVAPVILGSGRPLFKQGISSRNLSLISTQQLSNGGVVLKFKN from the coding sequence ATGAGAAAACTTATAATGTGGAACATCGTTACACTCGACGGTTATTTCGAAGGAAAGCAAAACTGGGATTTATCTTTTCATGAAAAGATTTGGGGATCGGAACTTGAAAAACTAAGTCTTGAACAATTACACTCAGCAGACTACTTGGTTTTTGGGAGAGTGACCTACGAAGGAATGGCAGCTTATTGGCCAAAAGCAGAAGGAGAGATTGCTGAGATCGCTGAATTAATGAACAAAATCCCGAAACTCGTTTTTTCTAAAACCTTGAAATCGGTTGACTGGAATAATTCAATCCTGATTAAAGAGAATGCTTCTGCTGAAATTTCTAAACTGAAAGCACAAGGCGGTGGAGATATGTATGTATTTGGCAGCGCTGACCTTTCTGATACTTTTATTAATGATAATCTTTTTGATGAATATCGCATTGGAGTAGCTCCAGTTATTTTAGGCAGCGGAAGACCTCTTTTCAAACAAGGTATTTCTTCCAGAAATTTATCATTGATTTCAACACAACAGCTTTCGAATGGTGGCGTTGTTTTAAAATTCAAAAATTAA
- a CDS encoding SRPBCC family protein, whose amino-acid sequence MNKIKINIETLISADVKKVWDCWTKPEHVTKWNFASDDWHCPSAENDLKVGGKFKSRMEAKDGSFGFDFEGVYDEVVDHKKISYTMPDSRQVITNFVNLGDNIKVMTTFDAENENPVEMQRAGWQSILDNFKKYVESN is encoded by the coding sequence ATGAACAAAATAAAAATCAACATAGAAACATTAATATCTGCAGATGTCAAAAAAGTTTGGGACTGCTGGACGAAGCCTGAACACGTAACTAAATGGAATTTTGCTTCTGATGACTGGCATTGCCCAAGTGCTGAAAATGATTTAAAGGTTGGTGGAAAATTTAAAAGCAGAATGGAAGCCAAAGACGGAAGTTTTGGCTTTGACTTTGAAGGAGTTTATGACGAAGTCGTTGATCATAAGAAAATTTCTTATACAATGCCGGACTCAAGGCAGGTGATCACGAATTTTGTAAATCTTGGAGATAACATAAAAGTTATGACAACTTTTGATGCCGAAAATGAAAACCCTGTTGAGATGCAGAGAGCTGGCTGGCAATCAATTCTGGATAATTTTAAAAAGTATGTTGAATCGAATTAA
- a CDS encoding dihydrofolate reductase encodes MRKLVFAINITIDGFADHTAGIADDELHDFFTNFLDTIDVSLMGRKTYQLMESYWPNAHQDPNATKSTIDFADKFNAMKKIVFSSTLTEVKWKNSRLASESLLKVVSDLKNQNGKNISAGSLSIANQLFNANLIDEFWFLIHPVVLGKGKKLFDGLDIKNQLQLIDIKKFDSGVVALQYKNSN; translated from the coding sequence ATGAGAAAATTAGTCTTTGCCATCAATATTACTATTGATGGCTTTGCTGATCACACGGCAGGTATAGCCGATGATGAGTTGCATGACTTTTTTACAAATTTTCTGGACACAATAGACGTCTCTCTGATGGGTCGGAAAACTTATCAGCTTATGGAAAGTTATTGGCCTAATGCACATCAAGATCCAAATGCAACTAAAAGCACGATTGATTTTGCAGATAAGTTTAATGCAATGAAGAAAATAGTTTTTTCAAGCACCCTTACAGAAGTTAAATGGAAAAATTCTCGTTTAGCCAGTGAAAGTCTGCTGAAAGTCGTTTCCGATTTGAAGAATCAAAATGGAAAAAATATATCCGCCGGAAGCTTGAGCATCGCTAACCAATTATTTAATGCAAATCTCATTGATGAATTCTGGTTTTTAATCCATCCGGTAGTTTTAGGAAAAGGTAAAAAATTGTTTGATGGGCTGGATATTAAAAATCAACTTCAACTAATTGATATCAAAAAATTTGATTCGGGTGTTGTGGCTCTTCAATACAAAAACTCTAATTGA
- a CDS encoding VOC family protein: protein MKSINPYLNFPGNTEEAFNFYKKVFGGDFAGGIFRFKDTPDSDKLSEGDRQKVMHVALPMGSENMIMATDALESMGFKVTFGNNFYIAIHTDSKEEADKLFKGLSEGGKVEMPMADQFWGDYFGSLEDKFGVRWMVIYSAPKENQ, encoded by the coding sequence ATGAAATCAATCAATCCCTATTTAAACTTTCCCGGGAACACCGAAGAAGCATTTAATTTCTATAAGAAAGTATTCGGCGGTGATTTTGCCGGCGGAATATTTCGCTTCAAAGATACACCCGATTCTGATAAGCTGAGTGAAGGTGATCGCCAAAAGGTAATGCACGTTGCTCTCCCGATGGGCAGTGAAAATATGATAATGGCCACCGATGCTCTTGAATCTATGGGATTCAAAGTTACTTTCGGAAATAATTTTTATATCGCGATCCATACTGATAGCAAAGAAGAAGCAGATAAACTTTTCAAAGGACTTTCAGAAGGTGGTAAAGTCGAAATGCCGATGGCTGATCAGTTTTGGGGCGATTATTTTGGTTCATTAGAAGATAAGTTCGGTGTTCGCTGGATGGTAATCTATTCTGCTCCGAAAGAAAATCAATAA
- a CDS encoding helix-turn-helix domain-containing protein — protein sequence MKHVSIIVTKGAILGNIEGPRQVFTEVNQYLQSRGQHPFFEIQLVGLSEESQLNDGLYTISTSRINEIKKTDLIIIPAMYGDLSKAIEENKDFIPWILKHFKNGSEVASLCLGAFLLASTGILNGRKCATHWLAANFFRKMFPDVKLLEDKIITDENGVYSSGGAYSSLNLILYLVEKYAGREAAVFCAKAFQIDIQRNSQSPFTIFIGQKEHEDESIKKAQDYIENNFQNKITVDQLATMFALSRRNLERRFKKATANTVVEYIQRVKIEAAKKNLESARKNINEVMYEVGYSDNKAFRTTFKKITGLSPIQYRNKYNRELAA from the coding sequence ATGAAACACGTTTCAATTATTGTGACAAAAGGTGCGATTCTCGGAAATATCGAAGGACCAAGACAGGTATTCACCGAAGTAAACCAATACCTCCAATCTCGGGGTCAACATCCGTTTTTTGAAATTCAGCTTGTAGGACTTTCGGAGGAATCACAGTTGAATGACGGGTTGTATACAATATCAACCAGCAGAATTAATGAAATCAAGAAAACAGACCTGATAATCATTCCGGCGATGTACGGAGATTTGAGCAAGGCAATAGAAGAAAATAAAGATTTTATCCCCTGGATATTAAAGCATTTTAAAAACGGTTCGGAGGTTGCCAGCTTGTGTCTTGGTGCATTTTTACTGGCATCGACGGGAATATTGAACGGGAGAAAATGTGCAACACACTGGCTCGCAGCAAATTTTTTTCGGAAAATGTTTCCGGATGTAAAACTCCTTGAGGATAAAATCATTACTGATGAAAATGGAGTTTACTCAAGTGGGGGTGCTTATTCATCTTTAAATTTAATATTATATCTGGTTGAAAAATATGCCGGAAGAGAAGCAGCGGTTTTTTGTGCAAAAGCATTTCAGATTGATATTCAGCGTAACAGCCAATCTCCTTTTACAATTTTTATCGGACAGAAAGAACACGAAGATGAATCAATAAAAAAAGCGCAGGATTATATCGAGAATAATTTTCAGAATAAAATAACTGTTGACCAGCTCGCAACAATGTTTGCACTCAGCAGAAGAAATCTTGAGCGGAGATTTAAGAAAGCAACGGCGAATACAGTAGTAGAGTATATTCAGCGAGTAAAGATTGAAGCTGCCAAAAAAAATCTGGAATCTGCAAGAAAAAATATAAACGAAGTTATGTACGAAGTCGGATACTCTGACAACAAAGCTTTCAGAACAACATTTAAAAAAATTACCGGATTATCACCAATTCAGTACAGAAATAAATACAACAGAGAGCTTGCTGCATAG
- a CDS encoding GNAT family N-acetyltransferase, giving the protein MNKIFKAKSEHLNDFLKMAMDLWGIDYNVSDLKEIFLGALQSEKFKILFLSVDNNIAAFIFLSIRSDYVEGSTSNPTGYVEGIYVKPEYRKLGISKQLLLEGEKWLKEKGCKQVGSDAYIDNKLSYDFHTSVGFEEAGRLVTFIKDIE; this is encoded by the coding sequence ATGAATAAAATATTTAAAGCAAAAAGTGAACATTTGAACGACTTTCTAAAGATGGCGATGGATTTATGGGGAATCGATTATAATGTCAGCGATCTTAAAGAAATTTTCCTGGGTGCATTGCAGTCTGAAAAGTTTAAAATTTTATTCTTATCTGTTGATAACAATATCGCTGCATTTATCTTTTTATCAATCAGAAGTGATTATGTAGAAGGTTCAACATCAAATCCTACCGGTTATGTGGAGGGAATTTATGTTAAGCCAGAATACAGAAAGCTCGGGATTTCCAAACAGCTTCTTCTCGAAGGAGAAAAATGGCTGAAGGAAAAAGGATGTAAACAGGTTGGCTCGGATGCTTACATTGATAATAAATTAAGTTATGATTTTCATACTAGCGTAGGTTTCGAAGAAGCCGGAAGATTGGTTACTTTTATAAAAGACATTGAGTGA
- a CDS encoding pirin family protein, whose translation MKTIVHKANTRGHFDYGWLKTYHTFSFSDYFERDRVNFGMLRVLNDDEIEGGQGFGTHPHNDMEIVTVPLEGAVAHKDSTGGEGVIYPDEVQIMSAGTGIRHSEFNHLQDGTTKLLQLWIFPDKKGHTPRYDQKFFDSEERKNKLQFIVTPEKKDDNLWLNQDAYLALIDLGKDNSINYKIHTKGNGVYIFLIDGKISIGDESLSRRDGIGIWDTDELSIAANENSKILFIEVPMN comes from the coding sequence ATGAAAACGATTGTTCACAAAGCAAACACGAGGGGACATTTTGACTACGGCTGGCTGAAAACATATCATACATTTAGCTTTAGCGATTACTTCGAGCGCGACCGTGTTAACTTCGGAATGCTTCGTGTTTTAAATGACGATGAAATCGAAGGTGGACAAGGATTCGGAACTCATCCGCATAATGATATGGAAATTGTTACCGTTCCTTTGGAAGGAGCTGTTGCTCATAAAGACAGTACCGGAGGTGAAGGAGTAATTTATCCAGATGAAGTTCAGATAATGTCGGCTGGAACGGGAATTCGTCATTCTGAATTTAATCACCTTCAGGATGGAACGACAAAGCTTTTACAGCTTTGGATTTTCCCTGACAAAAAAGGTCACACACCACGATATGATCAGAAGTTTTTCGATTCAGAAGAAAGAAAAAACAAGCTTCAATTTATTGTTACGCCAGAGAAGAAGGATGATAACTTATGGTTAAACCAGGACGCCTATCTTGCATTGATCGATCTTGGAAAAGACAATTCTATTAATTACAAAATCCACACAAAAGGAAATGGTGTTTATATATTTCTTATTGATGGAAAAATTTCTATCGGTGACGAATCATTATCCAGGCGAGATGGAATTGGAATATGGGATACAGATGAGCTTTCGATTGCGGCCAACGAGAATTCAAAGATATTATTTATCGAAGTCCCAATGAATTAG
- the bstA gene encoding bacillithiol transferase BstA, translating into MNLEKLKYPIGRYQVEDSIDKTSIKNSIKEIEMLPQKLSEAVKGLSLSQLQTPYRPEGWTIQQVVHHIADSHMNSYIRFKLALTEDKPMIKPYDEKLWADLPDSKVVNIDVSLNLISSLHQRWTELLKQLTEKELNKEFLHPESGLKKLNETVCHYAWHGNHHLAHITSLKERMNW; encoded by the coding sequence ATGAATCTTGAAAAATTGAAATACCCGATTGGAAGATACCAAGTTGAAGACAGTATCGATAAAACTTCAATCAAGAATTCCATTAAAGAAATTGAGATGCTTCCGCAGAAATTATCTGAAGCAGTTAAAGGATTAAGTCTGAGTCAGCTGCAAACTCCATATCGCCCTGAGGGCTGGACTATCCAACAGGTTGTTCATCATATTGCTGACAGTCATATGAATTCCTACATTCGCTTTAAACTTGCGCTGACTGAAGATAAACCGATGATCAAACCTTATGATGAAAAACTCTGGGCGGATCTTCCTGATTCAAAAGTAGTCAATATTGATGTTTCCCTGAACCTTATAAGTTCCTTGCATCAAAGATGGACGGAACTTTTAAAACAGCTTACTGAAAAAGAACTAAACAAAGAGTTCCTGCATCCGGAATCAGGTTTAAAAAAGCTGAATGAGACAGTATGCCACTACGCCTGGCACGGGAATCATCATCTCGCCCACATCACTTCATTAAAAGAGCGAATGAATTGGTAA
- a CDS encoding outer membrane beta-barrel protein → MKKLFLILVVLSFYLSTDLYSQISLQVGGGLGYISPTGDYGGSTIDFYNGTKYGISSGFNYHAKARVGLLGFNLFGIIEYSDINGDGESGPGQGEIENSHSIFSIKAGPEFNLSPPLSPVGFYLDGFISVNTFSGTVKFQGVAQVPSGEYDLGSETRFGVGVGGGALLDFIPVVTIDVGVHYNLYNVFGQQYTGTSTNPRRLDSYTSLNDEKDPLFGTDEDIFIIENTRAINAWQFTLTAMIGI, encoded by the coding sequence ATGAAAAAATTATTTTTGATATTAGTTGTTTTATCATTTTATCTGTCAACCGATCTGTATTCGCAAATATCACTTCAAGTCGGAGGTGGACTCGGATACATTTCCCCTACGGGAGATTATGGAGGATCAACAATTGATTTTTATAATGGAACCAAATACGGAATAAGCAGCGGATTTAATTATCACGCAAAAGCAAGAGTTGGTTTGTTAGGATTTAATCTATTCGGAATAATAGAATATTCTGACATCAACGGAGATGGTGAAAGTGGACCGGGTCAAGGAGAAATTGAGAATAGTCATAGTATTTTTTCAATTAAAGCTGGTCCGGAGTTCAATCTTTCACCGCCGCTTTCTCCGGTTGGTTTTTATCTCGATGGATTTATTTCGGTTAATACGTTCAGCGGAACTGTTAAGTTTCAGGGAGTAGCACAAGTACCAAGCGGAGAATACGATTTAGGAAGCGAGACAAGATTTGGAGTCGGTGTTGGCGGCGGAGCTCTGCTGGATTTTATACCGGTAGTTACTATTGATGTTGGAGTTCATTATAATCTTTATAATGTGTTCGGTCAGCAATACACAGGAACATCAACTAATCCGAGAAGACTTGATTCGTACACTTCTCTGAATGATGAAAAAGATCCGTTATTCGGAACGGATGAAGACATATTTATTATTGAAAACACTCGTGCAATAAATGCATGGCAGTTTACGCTAACAGCTATGATTGGAATTTAA
- a CDS encoding chromophore lyase CpcT/CpeT, which produces MRSILTFLFTLILSINIYSQRDVETLVDYMVGSFSSKEQAEKDSSYFNIEIEMVQIWEDRTDGPWIYIEQAASETKDQPYRQRVYQIKQRSDGKIESIVYSIPNPLRFAGDYKKEFPLLRLTPDSLLIKAGCDVVLHRTDDGYFEGGSIDKNCKSDLRGASYATSEVMIDKDKMLTWDRGFDENGNQVWGATKGGYVFIKKINRFQKR; this is translated from the coding sequence ATGCGGTCAATATTAACATTTCTTTTTACTCTTATATTATCAATCAATATATATTCTCAAAGAGATGTTGAGACGTTGGTTGATTATATGGTCGGTTCGTTCTCAAGCAAAGAGCAGGCAGAAAAGGACAGCAGCTATTTTAATATTGAAATTGAAATGGTTCAGATCTGGGAAGACAGAACAGACGGTCCATGGATTTATATTGAGCAGGCAGCATCAGAAACAAAAGACCAACCTTACCGGCAGAGAGTTTATCAAATCAAACAAAGAAGCGATGGAAAAATTGAAAGCATAGTTTACTCTATCCCAAATCCGTTGAGGTTTGCCGGAGATTATAAAAAAGAATTTCCTTTACTTCGATTGACTCCTGACTCGCTTTTAATAAAAGCAGGCTGCGATGTTGTTCTCCACAGAACCGACGATGGATACTTTGAAGGAGGATCAATTGATAAAAACTGCAAAAGCGATCTGCGCGGTGCAAGTTATGCCACTTCTGAGGTTATGATTGATAAGGATAAAATGTTAACGTGGGATCGTGGCTTTGATGAAAATGGAAACCAGGTTTGGGGAGCGACTAAAGGAGGATATGTCTTTATAAAAAAAATAAACAGATTCCAAAAGAGGTAA
- a CDS encoding histidine phosphatase family protein, translating to MKIIHLIGIISLLLLILPFNTYSKISSEEQKGIRTIYLIRHGDYNQTDESDEFTGNELTPLGIAQARLLSARLKAMSIEFTSLTSSTMTRARQTAIIVNEEFPELTLAQDELISECTPPTWRKDVMSETDSVELVQCKNNIEKAFAKYFISSPDENDRNDIIVCHGNVIRYFVTKVLNVDTMSWLQMSITNCSLTIIRVLPDGKMKLDAFSDYGHIPENMRTFTGGENEAKELFVPALK from the coding sequence TTGAAAATCATTCATCTCATCGGGATTATTTCCCTACTACTACTTATTCTTCCATTTAATACTTATTCAAAGATTTCTTCAGAAGAACAAAAAGGGATCAGAACAATTTATCTTATTCGTCATGGAGATTATAATCAAACAGATGAATCAGATGAATTCACCGGGAACGAATTGACACCTCTTGGTATCGCACAAGCAAGATTACTTTCCGCAAGATTGAAAGCAATGTCAATTGAGTTTACCTCCCTGACCAGCAGCACAATGACACGTGCAAGACAAACGGCTATCATAGTAAACGAAGAATTTCCAGAATTGACGTTAGCACAAGATGAATTAATTAGTGAGTGCACGCCGCCAACCTGGAGAAAAGACGTAATGTCTGAAACCGATTCTGTAGAGTTGGTCCAATGCAAGAATAATATCGAAAAAGCTTTTGCTAAATACTTTATTTCTTCACCTGATGAAAATGATAGAAATGATATAATTGTTTGTCACGGAAATGTTATCAGATATTTTGTTACAAAAGTTTTAAATGTTGACACAATGTCCTGGCTTCAAATGAGCATTACAAATTGCAGTCTGACCATCATACGTGTTCTGCCGGATGGAAAAATGAAATTAGATGCATTCAGCGATTATGGACACATCCCTGAAAATATGAGAACATTCACGGGTGGTGAGAATGAAGCAAAAGAATTATTCGTACCTGCATTGAAATAA
- a CDS encoding Dabb family protein, with amino-acid sequence MIKHIVFWRLNESAYGNNKQTNAQILKEKLLAMKDKVDGLFRIEVGFDFSNEKDSCDVVLYSEFENKEALHQYQIHPDHEAIKKWLSEVRYERRVVDYELGQGT; translated from the coding sequence ATGATCAAACACATTGTGTTCTGGCGATTGAATGAAAGCGCTTACGGAAACAATAAACAAACTAATGCACAGATATTGAAAGAAAAATTACTTGCAATGAAAGACAAAGTTGATGGTTTGTTTAGGATCGAAGTTGGTTTCGATTTCAGCAATGAAAAAGATTCTTGTGACGTTGTTCTCTACTCTGAATTTGAAAACAAAGAAGCGCTGCATCAATATCAAATTCATCCCGATCATGAAGCAATAAAAAAATGGTTGAGTGAAGTCCGGTACGAGCGAAGAGTTGTTGATTATGAATTGGGGCAAGGTACGTAA
- a CDS encoding NAD-dependent epimerase/dehydratase family protein: MKTAIVIGATGLIGKSLVNILLADNRYQIIKIFARRSTGINQPKLIEHLIDFDEIEKWKNLIVGDELFSALGTTIRKAKSTTLQYKVDVTYQYEFAKAASENGVKSYFLVSSSGANVNSKLFYIRIKGELEEKAKLLKFHKIRIFRPSLLLGERDEKRFGEKAAENILKIVVPIFPFLKNQRPIEGEKVANAMIVSATQDDNDQIIIYELDEIFNLAEN, encoded by the coding sequence ATGAAAACAGCAATTGTAATTGGTGCAACTGGACTTATTGGTAAATCTCTCGTAAACATACTTTTAGCTGATAACAGATACCAAATCATAAAAATATTTGCCCGAAGGTCAACTGGAATAAACCAGCCCAAACTAATAGAACATCTTATTGATTTTGATGAGATCGAGAAATGGAAAAACTTGATTGTTGGTGATGAATTATTCTCCGCATTAGGGACTACAATCCGAAAAGCTAAAAGTACTACTCTCCAGTATAAAGTTGATGTTACTTATCAATATGAATTTGCAAAAGCTGCCTCTGAAAATGGAGTGAAGAGTTACTTTCTTGTTTCTTCCTCCGGTGCAAATGTAAATTCAAAACTTTTTTATATTAGAATCAAAGGAGAGTTAGAGGAAAAAGCTAAGCTTCTTAAATTTCATAAAATCAGAATCTTCAGACCTTCTCTTTTGCTGGGTGAACGAGACGAAAAAAGATTCGGAGAAAAGGCTGCTGAAAATATTCTGAAGATTGTGGTCCCAATTTTTCCTTTCCTGAAAAACCAGAGACCTATCGAAGGAGAAAAAGTTGCAAATGCAATGATAGTTTCAGCAACTCAGGATGATAACGATCAAATAATAATTTATGAGCTTGATGAGATATTTAATCTTGCAGAGAATTAG
- a CDS encoding CAP domain-containing protein, which produces MNNKLLKITLLLFTTMFFAFSCEDDPVTNNKNNNNGSPSDSVEAEVHRLVNEHRTGMGLPALEWNETIANECRQHSQDMASTHTLSHDGFNDRINKIGETISWSWAGENVAYNYSAEAVVTAWLNSPGHKSNIESNSNLTGVGVTYDGSTIYFTQIFILSNN; this is translated from the coding sequence ATGAACAACAAATTATTAAAAATCACATTACTATTATTTACCACTATGTTTTTCGCTTTCTCCTGCGAAGATGATCCGGTAACAAATAATAAGAACAATAACAACGGATCTCCATCAGACAGTGTAGAAGCAGAAGTTCATCGTCTTGTTAATGAACATCGAACCGGAATGGGATTACCAGCACTCGAGTGGAATGAAACTATTGCCAACGAATGCAGACAACACAGTCAGGATATGGCAAGCACACATACTTTGAGTCATGATGGTTTTAATGATAGAATTAATAAAATCGGTGAAACAATTTCGTGGAGCTGGGCAGGGGAGAATGTTGCATATAATTACAGTGCAGAAGCTGTGGTTACAGCTTGGTTAAATAGTCCCGGACATAAAAGCAATATTGAAAGCAACTCAAATCTAACTGGCGTTGGCGTTACTTATGATGGAAGTACGATCTACTTCACTCAGATTTTCATTCTGAGTAATAATTAA
- a CDS encoding T9SS type A sorting domain-containing protein, producing MLGTGVASLVNEIQEAGKYSVEFNASNLPSGIYFYTLTSGNFMETKKLILLK from the coding sequence ATGCTTGGAACGGGAGTAGCTTCTTTAGTAAATGAAATTCAAGAAGCAGGTAAGTATTCAGTAGAGTTTAATGCTTCCAACTTACCAAGCGGAATTTACTTTTACACATTAACCTCAGGCAACTTTATGGAAACTAAGAAATTAATTCTGCTTAAGTAA